One Pseudomonas sp. HOU2 genomic window carries:
- the thiO gene encoding glycine oxidase ThiO yields MTRQQQVVIVGGGVIGLLTAYNLASEVRSVVLLDRSNVGQESSWAGGGIVSPLYPWRYSPAVTALAHWSQDFYPQLGERLFADTGVDPEVHTTGLYWLDLEDEAEALAWAERENRPLRAVDISAAHDAVPVLGGGFSRAIYMADVANVRNPRLVKSLKAALLALPNVTLHEQCEVRGFVREGERVVGVETSKGLISGDQVVLTAGAWSGDLLKTLDLTLPVEPVKGQMILYKCAADFLPSMVLAKGRYAIPRRDGHILIGSTLEHEGFDKTPTDVALESLKASAVELLPALAEAEVVGHWAGLRPGSPEGIPYIGRVPGFEGLWLNCGHYRNGLVLAPASCQLFADVMLGRAPIIDPAPYAPEGRI; encoded by the coding sequence ATGACCAGGCAACAGCAAGTGGTGATTGTCGGTGGCGGGGTGATTGGCCTGCTGACCGCCTACAACCTCGCCTCCGAAGTGCGCAGCGTGGTGCTGCTGGATCGTTCGAACGTCGGCCAGGAATCGTCCTGGGCCGGCGGCGGTATCGTTTCGCCGCTTTACCCGTGGCGCTACAGCCCGGCAGTCACCGCGTTGGCGCATTGGTCGCAGGATTTTTATCCACAGCTGGGCGAGCGGCTGTTTGCCGATACCGGGGTTGATCCCGAGGTGCACACCACCGGCCTGTACTGGCTGGATCTGGAGGATGAAGCCGAAGCGCTGGCCTGGGCCGAGCGGGAAAACCGTCCGCTGCGGGCTGTGGATATCTCGGCGGCGCACGATGCGGTGCCGGTGCTGGGCGGCGGGTTCTCCCGGGCGATCTACATGGCTGACGTGGCCAACGTGCGTAACCCGCGTCTGGTCAAATCGCTGAAAGCCGCTTTGCTGGCGCTGCCGAACGTGACCCTTCACGAGCAATGCGAAGTTCGCGGGTTTGTGCGCGAAGGCGAGCGGGTGGTTGGCGTCGAAACGTCGAAAGGCCTGATCAGCGGCGATCAAGTGGTGCTGACGGCCGGGGCATGGAGCGGTGATCTGCTCAAGACGCTGGACCTGACGCTGCCGGTCGAGCCGGTCAAGGGCCAGATGATTCTCTACAAGTGTGCGGCGGATTTTCTGCCGAGCATGGTGCTGGCCAAAGGGCGCTATGCAATTCCGCGTCGCGACGGGCACATCCTGATCGGCAGTACGCTGGAGCATGAAGGCTTCGACAAGACCCCGACCGATGTTGCGCTGGAGAGTCTCAAGGCTTCGGCGGTCGAGCTGCTGCCGGCGCTGGCGGAGGCTGAAGTGGTGGGGCATTGGGCCGGTTTGCGCCCGGGCTCGCCGGAGGGAATCCCGTATATCGGCCGGGTGCCGGGGTTTGAGGGTTTGTGGCTGAACTGCGGGCATTACCGCAATGGCTTGGTGCTGGCGCCGGCGTCGTGTCAGTTGTTTGCCGATGTGATGCTGGGGCGTGCACCGATTATTGATCCGGCGCCTTATGCGCCAGAGGGACGCATTTAA
- a CDS encoding type IV pilin protein, whose amino-acid sequence MRRVNQGFTLIEIMIVIAIIGIIITIAAPSYTEYLKKGRRAEVVSLLSEQAQSLERFYTKNNVYTGITGLSTGNDFYTITPTIADQTFLLTATRKAGTAMATDKCGDFTLTNTGVRSMNNATTGLTTKDCWGR is encoded by the coding sequence ATGCGCAGAGTCAACCAAGGCTTCACCCTGATCGAAATCATGATCGTGATTGCGATCATCGGGATCATCATCACCATCGCCGCACCGAGCTACACCGAGTACCTGAAAAAGGGCCGGCGTGCCGAAGTGGTGTCGCTGCTCTCGGAGCAGGCGCAGAGCCTCGAGCGTTTCTATACCAAAAACAACGTCTACACCGGCATCACCGGTCTGAGCACGGGCAATGATTTCTACACCATCACCCCGACGATCGCTGACCAGACCTTCCTGCTGACCGCCACCCGCAAGGCTGGCACTGCCATGGCCACCGACAAGTGCGGGGACTTCACCCTGACCAACACCGGTGTCAGAAGCATGAACAACGCAACCACCGGGCTGACCACCAAGGATTGCTGGGGCCGCTGA